From a single Stomoxys calcitrans chromosome 4, idStoCalc2.1, whole genome shotgun sequence genomic region:
- the LOC106086987 gene encoding zinc finger CCCH domain-containing protein 18 isoform X1: MDSEDSRPASSASNSSSNSSHNSEQSHPFNNSDEKPRSPEDTNDAAASPASSSRSRQSRRSRSMNGGSQRSQSKSDSDSSSSSMSDNDDEEPNFDNAQAAPSPSMEPEKAENETTRQSSESPRRSARGSRSRSASSSSSNPSRNNSEERHHQASEMNLSHEDLSDVSDLESEKRTSIFNNSKQSVDDDSTNGVMDDGLSKDKMNNEDSKSHSPIMDLRQKLEKMKSQSNEAENNAAQNETEGKALNGKGMVGESLEDLVKTHDDDALDFEAEEGECNDVSKDDEKSEDKAKTKSSEKQSSPKKNDGEEEELEEGEVSDEDEKRPEETEPKPVCRFYTRGQCTWGMSCRFLHPGVTDKGNYTMFDLVRPVPLLQGGSVTGNRPSGYNLHTPDYHDYRTERPSLHHRSAIPHTPAVFAPAHEARPAASEGPVVVESAWERGLRTAKEMMRKANKRKEQDMDFEDKKMHLTLSPDELEKDPYYAKDRLSPAEAVRHPIYPDAISDAYASSDRYARGPPAAHYDEVDPYGRSARYRELPPHRMPQYEDDRRLRPAREVIVQRVEPVGRGDEWNDPWMRSKSPGGRGSSRDRGDKRRRDRRSYSSNSSYSSSSSSQSDSSSDSSRSLSSRDHHRRRYASNSHKSPPPSSRRPGGRSLRSPSPPPRRSRRTPTIDELNNDITELKSNIVDKEKSFLKGLHHSPSSKRRTNTSISPVYNRGSAYSPVHKKKRVSPVVKKAHASRAKVRRRHSSSSSDSVSLDSTASDSESDTGSSSSGSSSRSRENTPPKRSRVVDKANTNERKGVKKVDPPKKRSPITIELRKPAAVGVSALASPTHSSTSERDSKKSRREELLKQLRAVEDAIAKKRSKLA; this comes from the exons ATGGATTCGGAGGACTCTCGACCTGCATCGTCTGCATCAAACTCATCATCGAATTCATCGCACAATTCTGAGCAATCACACCCTTTCAACAATTCAGATGAAAAGCCAAGAAGCCCAGAAGACACAAACGATGCTGCAGCTAGTCCCGCCAGTAGCTCTAGAAGTAGACAATCACGCCGCTCTCGATCAATGAATGGCGGTTCACAACGCTCACAATCGAAATCCGATTCTGATTCGTCATCTTCGTCCATGAGTGATAATGACGATGAGGAGCCAAATTTTGACAACGCCCAGGCGGCGCCATCGCCTAGTATGGAGCCAGAAAAGGCTGAAAATGAAACGACAAGACAGTCTTCAGAGTCGCCTAGACGAAGCGCTAGAGGATCGAGATCTAGATCGGCATCTAGTTCTTCCTCCAACCCCAGCAGGAATAACAGCGAGGAACGTCACCATCAGGCATCCGAAATGAACTTAAGTCACGAAGATCTAAGCGACGTCAGCGATTTGGAGAGTGAGAAGCGCACTTCTATCTTCAACAATAGTAAACAATCGGTTGACGATGACAGCACGAATGGCGTAATGGATGATGGCCTATCGAAAGATAAAATGAATAACGAAGACTCCAAATCCCATTCGCCAATAATGGACTTGCGCCAAAAACTAGAAAAGATGAAAAGCCAATCTAAC GAGGCCGAAAACAATGCAGCCCAAAACGAGACAGAAGGCAAAGCATTAAACGGCAAAGGCATGGTTGGGGAATCCTTGGAAGATCTAGTTAAAACTCATGACGATGATGCCTTGGACTTTGAGGCGGAAGAGGGAGAATGTAATGATGTGAGTAAAGATGACGAAAAATCAGAAGATAAAGCAAAGACGAAATCGAGCGAAAAACAGTCTTCCCCAAAGAAGAATGATGGCGAGGAAGAAGAGTTGGAGgagggagaggtttccgatgagGACGAAAAGCGCCCTGAGGAAACAGAACCCAAGCCGGTATGCAGGTTTTACACCAGAGGCCAGTGCACGTGGGGAATGAGTTGTCGATTTCTTCATCCTGGCGTTACGGATAAAGGGAATTATACTATGTTTGATCTGGTGAGGCCTGTGCCATTGCTGCAAGGTGGCAGCGTTACTGGCAATAGGCCATCCGGGTACAATTTGCATACTCCCGACTATCATGATTATCGAACAGAACGTCCATCACTACATCACAGAAGTGCTATACCTCATACGCCGGCTGTATTCGCTCCAGCTCACGAGGCCCGACCAGCAGCAAGCGAAGGTCCAGTTGTAGTTGAAAGTGCTTGGGAACGTGGTCTGCGAACGGCCAAAGAAATGATGAGGAAAGCCAATAAGAGAAAAGAACAGGATATGGACTTTGAGGATAAGAAGATGCATTTGACTTTATCGCCCGACGAGTTGGAAAAGGATCCTTACTATGCAAAGGATAGATTATCGCCAGCGGAG GCTGTTCGCCACCCCATATATCCGGATGCTATTAGCGATGCGTATGCATCCTCTGATCGTTATGCAAGAGGACCTCCAGCTGCCCATTACGATGAAGTTGATCCATATGGACGTTCTGCTCGGTACAGGGAGCTTCCGCCTCATCGTATGCCACAATATGAGGATGACAGGCGCCTGCGGCCCGCCAGGGAGGTTATTGTGCAGAGAGTAGAACCTGTGGGAAGAGGTGATGAATGGAACGATCCTTGGATGAGATCAAAATCTCCTGGGGGTAGAGGCTCCTCCCGCGATAGGGGCGATAAGAGGCGTAGGGACCGGCGCAGTTACAGCAGCAATTCATCGTATTCAAGCTCAAGCAGTTCACAAAGCGATTCAAGTTCCGATTCCAGTCGTTCATTAAGTTCACGTGACCACCATAGACGTCGATACGCCAGCAACTCCCACAAATCACCACCGCCATCGTCACGCAGGCCTGGAGGCAGATCTCTGAGATCGCCATCTCCACCACCCAGACGTTCAAGACGCACTCCAA CTATTGATGAACTCAATAATGATATTACGGAATTGAAATCGAATATCGTCGACAAAGAGAAAAGTTTCCTAAAAG GTCTACACCACTCGCCATCATCTAAGCGAAGAACAAATACTTCGATATCGCCAGTGTATAACAGAGGCAGTGCATACAGTCCGGTGCATAAGAAAAAACGAGTGTCGCCGGTTGTGAAAAAAGCACATGCAAGTCGAGCCAAGGTGCGTCGTCGCCATTCATCTTCCTCCTCAGATTCTG TTTCTTTAGATTCTACAGCTTCCGATTCAGAATCCGATACAGGCTCATCCTCATCTGGAAGCTCTTCTAGATCCAGGGAAAACACACCTCCCAAACGTTCGCGCGTAGTTGATAAAGCAAATACAAACGAGCGCAAGGGAGTCAAAAAGG TGGATCCACCGAAAAAAAGATCACCCATAACCATAGAACTAAGGAAGCCTGCCGCCGTGGGTGTTTCCGCTCTTGCGTCGCCGACTCATTCATCCACATCGGAAAGGGATTCTAAGAAATCCAGACGCGAGGAACTCTTGAAGCAATTACGTGCAGTTGAGGATgcaattgcaaaaaaaagatCAAAACTTGCTTAA
- the LOC106086987 gene encoding zinc finger CCCH domain-containing protein 18 isoform X2, translating into MDSEDSRPASSASNSSSNSSHNSEQSHPFNNSDEKPRSPEDTNDAAASPASSSRSRQSRRSRSMNGGSQRSQSKSDSDSSSSSMSDNDDEEPNFDNAQAAPSPSMEPEKAENETTRQSSESPRRSARGSRSRSASSSSSNPSRNNSEERHHQASEMNLSHEDLSDVSDLESEKRTSIFNNSKQSVDDDSTNGVMDDGLSKDKMNNEDSKSHSPIMDLRQKLEKMKSQSNEAENNAAQNETEGKALNGKGMVGESLEDLVKTHDDDALDFEAEEGECNDVSKDDEKSEDKAKTKSSEKQSSPKKNDGEEEELEEGEVSDEDEKRPEETEPKPVCRFYTRGQCTWGMSCRFLHPGVTDKGNYTMFDLVRPVPLLQGGSVTGNRPSGYNLHTPDYHDYRTERPSLHHRSAIPHTPAVFAPAHEARPAASEGPVVVESAWERGLRTAKEMMRKANKRKEQDMDFEDKKMHLTLSPDELEKDPYYAKDRLSPAEAVRHPIYPDAISDAYASSDRYARGPPAAHYDEVDPYGRSARYRELPPHRMPQYEDDRRLRPAREVIVQRVEPVGRGDEWNDPWMRSKSPGGRGSSRDRGDKRRRDRRSYSSNSSYSSSSSSQSDSSSDSSRSLSSRDHHRRRYASNSHKSPPPSSRRPGGRSLRSPSPPPRRSRRTPTIDELNNDITELKSNIVDKEKSFLKGLHHSPSSKRRTNTSISPVYNRGSAYSPVHKKKRVSPVVKKAHASRAKVRRRHSSSSSDSDSTASDSESDTGSSSSGSSSRSRENTPPKRSRVVDKANTNERKGVKKVDPPKKRSPITIELRKPAAVGVSALASPTHSSTSERDSKKSRREELLKQLRAVEDAIAKKRSKLA; encoded by the exons ATGGATTCGGAGGACTCTCGACCTGCATCGTCTGCATCAAACTCATCATCGAATTCATCGCACAATTCTGAGCAATCACACCCTTTCAACAATTCAGATGAAAAGCCAAGAAGCCCAGAAGACACAAACGATGCTGCAGCTAGTCCCGCCAGTAGCTCTAGAAGTAGACAATCACGCCGCTCTCGATCAATGAATGGCGGTTCACAACGCTCACAATCGAAATCCGATTCTGATTCGTCATCTTCGTCCATGAGTGATAATGACGATGAGGAGCCAAATTTTGACAACGCCCAGGCGGCGCCATCGCCTAGTATGGAGCCAGAAAAGGCTGAAAATGAAACGACAAGACAGTCTTCAGAGTCGCCTAGACGAAGCGCTAGAGGATCGAGATCTAGATCGGCATCTAGTTCTTCCTCCAACCCCAGCAGGAATAACAGCGAGGAACGTCACCATCAGGCATCCGAAATGAACTTAAGTCACGAAGATCTAAGCGACGTCAGCGATTTGGAGAGTGAGAAGCGCACTTCTATCTTCAACAATAGTAAACAATCGGTTGACGATGACAGCACGAATGGCGTAATGGATGATGGCCTATCGAAAGATAAAATGAATAACGAAGACTCCAAATCCCATTCGCCAATAATGGACTTGCGCCAAAAACTAGAAAAGATGAAAAGCCAATCTAAC GAGGCCGAAAACAATGCAGCCCAAAACGAGACAGAAGGCAAAGCATTAAACGGCAAAGGCATGGTTGGGGAATCCTTGGAAGATCTAGTTAAAACTCATGACGATGATGCCTTGGACTTTGAGGCGGAAGAGGGAGAATGTAATGATGTGAGTAAAGATGACGAAAAATCAGAAGATAAAGCAAAGACGAAATCGAGCGAAAAACAGTCTTCCCCAAAGAAGAATGATGGCGAGGAAGAAGAGTTGGAGgagggagaggtttccgatgagGACGAAAAGCGCCCTGAGGAAACAGAACCCAAGCCGGTATGCAGGTTTTACACCAGAGGCCAGTGCACGTGGGGAATGAGTTGTCGATTTCTTCATCCTGGCGTTACGGATAAAGGGAATTATACTATGTTTGATCTGGTGAGGCCTGTGCCATTGCTGCAAGGTGGCAGCGTTACTGGCAATAGGCCATCCGGGTACAATTTGCATACTCCCGACTATCATGATTATCGAACAGAACGTCCATCACTACATCACAGAAGTGCTATACCTCATACGCCGGCTGTATTCGCTCCAGCTCACGAGGCCCGACCAGCAGCAAGCGAAGGTCCAGTTGTAGTTGAAAGTGCTTGGGAACGTGGTCTGCGAACGGCCAAAGAAATGATGAGGAAAGCCAATAAGAGAAAAGAACAGGATATGGACTTTGAGGATAAGAAGATGCATTTGACTTTATCGCCCGACGAGTTGGAAAAGGATCCTTACTATGCAAAGGATAGATTATCGCCAGCGGAG GCTGTTCGCCACCCCATATATCCGGATGCTATTAGCGATGCGTATGCATCCTCTGATCGTTATGCAAGAGGACCTCCAGCTGCCCATTACGATGAAGTTGATCCATATGGACGTTCTGCTCGGTACAGGGAGCTTCCGCCTCATCGTATGCCACAATATGAGGATGACAGGCGCCTGCGGCCCGCCAGGGAGGTTATTGTGCAGAGAGTAGAACCTGTGGGAAGAGGTGATGAATGGAACGATCCTTGGATGAGATCAAAATCTCCTGGGGGTAGAGGCTCCTCCCGCGATAGGGGCGATAAGAGGCGTAGGGACCGGCGCAGTTACAGCAGCAATTCATCGTATTCAAGCTCAAGCAGTTCACAAAGCGATTCAAGTTCCGATTCCAGTCGTTCATTAAGTTCACGTGACCACCATAGACGTCGATACGCCAGCAACTCCCACAAATCACCACCGCCATCGTCACGCAGGCCTGGAGGCAGATCTCTGAGATCGCCATCTCCACCACCCAGACGTTCAAGACGCACTCCAA CTATTGATGAACTCAATAATGATATTACGGAATTGAAATCGAATATCGTCGACAAAGAGAAAAGTTTCCTAAAAG GTCTACACCACTCGCCATCATCTAAGCGAAGAACAAATACTTCGATATCGCCAGTGTATAACAGAGGCAGTGCATACAGTCCGGTGCATAAGAAAAAACGAGTGTCGCCGGTTGTGAAAAAAGCACATGCAAGTCGAGCCAAGGTGCGTCGTCGCCATTCATCTTCCTCCTCAGATTCTG ATTCTACAGCTTCCGATTCAGAATCCGATACAGGCTCATCCTCATCTGGAAGCTCTTCTAGATCCAGGGAAAACACACCTCCCAAACGTTCGCGCGTAGTTGATAAAGCAAATACAAACGAGCGCAAGGGAGTCAAAAAGG TGGATCCACCGAAAAAAAGATCACCCATAACCATAGAACTAAGGAAGCCTGCCGCCGTGGGTGTTTCCGCTCTTGCGTCGCCGACTCATTCATCCACATCGGAAAGGGATTCTAAGAAATCCAGACGCGAGGAACTCTTGAAGCAATTACGTGCAGTTGAGGATgcaattgcaaaaaaaagatCAAAACTTGCTTAA
- the LOC106086987 gene encoding zinc finger CCCH domain-containing protein 18 isoform X4, with protein sequence MDSEDSRPASSASNSSSNSSHNSEQSHPFNNSDEKPRSPEDTNDAAASPASSSRSRQSRRSRSMNGGSQRSQSKSDSDSSSSSMSDNDDEEPNFDNAQAAPSPSMEPEKAENETTRQSSESPRRSARGSRSRSASSSSSNPSRNNSEERHHQASEMNLSHEDLSDVSDLESEKRTSIFNNSKQSVDDDSTNGVMDDGLSKDKMNNEDSKSHSPIMDLRQKLEKMKSQSNEAENNAAQNETEGKALNGKGMVGESLEDLVKTHDDDALDFEAEEGECNDVSKDDEKSEDKAKTKSSEKQSSPKKNDGEEEELEEGEVSDEDEKRPEETEPKPVCRFYTRGQCTWGMSCRFLHPGVTDKGNYTMFDLVRPVPLLQGGSVTGNRPSGYNLHTPDYHDYRTERPSLHHRSAIPHTPAVFAPAHEARPAASEGPVVVESAWERGLRTAKEMMRKANKRKEQDMDFEDKKMHLTLSPDELEKDPYYAKDRLSPAEAVRHPIYPDAISDAYASSDRYARGPPAAHYDEVDPYGRSARYRELPPHRMPQYEDDRRLRPAREVIVQRVEPVGRGDEWNDPWMRSKSPGGRGSSRDRGDKRRRDRRSYSSNSSYSSSSSSQSDSSSDSSRSLSSRDHHRRRYASNSHKSPPPSSRRPGGRSLRSPSPPPRRSRRTPSLHHSPSSKRRTNTSISPVYNRGSAYSPVHKKKRVSPVVKKAHASRAKVRRRHSSSSSDSDSTASDSESDTGSSSSGSSSRSRENTPPKRSRVVDKANTNERKGVKKVDPPKKRSPITIELRKPAAVGVSALASPTHSSTSERDSKKSRREELLKQLRAVEDAIAKKRSKLA encoded by the exons ATGGATTCGGAGGACTCTCGACCTGCATCGTCTGCATCAAACTCATCATCGAATTCATCGCACAATTCTGAGCAATCACACCCTTTCAACAATTCAGATGAAAAGCCAAGAAGCCCAGAAGACACAAACGATGCTGCAGCTAGTCCCGCCAGTAGCTCTAGAAGTAGACAATCACGCCGCTCTCGATCAATGAATGGCGGTTCACAACGCTCACAATCGAAATCCGATTCTGATTCGTCATCTTCGTCCATGAGTGATAATGACGATGAGGAGCCAAATTTTGACAACGCCCAGGCGGCGCCATCGCCTAGTATGGAGCCAGAAAAGGCTGAAAATGAAACGACAAGACAGTCTTCAGAGTCGCCTAGACGAAGCGCTAGAGGATCGAGATCTAGATCGGCATCTAGTTCTTCCTCCAACCCCAGCAGGAATAACAGCGAGGAACGTCACCATCAGGCATCCGAAATGAACTTAAGTCACGAAGATCTAAGCGACGTCAGCGATTTGGAGAGTGAGAAGCGCACTTCTATCTTCAACAATAGTAAACAATCGGTTGACGATGACAGCACGAATGGCGTAATGGATGATGGCCTATCGAAAGATAAAATGAATAACGAAGACTCCAAATCCCATTCGCCAATAATGGACTTGCGCCAAAAACTAGAAAAGATGAAAAGCCAATCTAAC GAGGCCGAAAACAATGCAGCCCAAAACGAGACAGAAGGCAAAGCATTAAACGGCAAAGGCATGGTTGGGGAATCCTTGGAAGATCTAGTTAAAACTCATGACGATGATGCCTTGGACTTTGAGGCGGAAGAGGGAGAATGTAATGATGTGAGTAAAGATGACGAAAAATCAGAAGATAAAGCAAAGACGAAATCGAGCGAAAAACAGTCTTCCCCAAAGAAGAATGATGGCGAGGAAGAAGAGTTGGAGgagggagaggtttccgatgagGACGAAAAGCGCCCTGAGGAAACAGAACCCAAGCCGGTATGCAGGTTTTACACCAGAGGCCAGTGCACGTGGGGAATGAGTTGTCGATTTCTTCATCCTGGCGTTACGGATAAAGGGAATTATACTATGTTTGATCTGGTGAGGCCTGTGCCATTGCTGCAAGGTGGCAGCGTTACTGGCAATAGGCCATCCGGGTACAATTTGCATACTCCCGACTATCATGATTATCGAACAGAACGTCCATCACTACATCACAGAAGTGCTATACCTCATACGCCGGCTGTATTCGCTCCAGCTCACGAGGCCCGACCAGCAGCAAGCGAAGGTCCAGTTGTAGTTGAAAGTGCTTGGGAACGTGGTCTGCGAACGGCCAAAGAAATGATGAGGAAAGCCAATAAGAGAAAAGAACAGGATATGGACTTTGAGGATAAGAAGATGCATTTGACTTTATCGCCCGACGAGTTGGAAAAGGATCCTTACTATGCAAAGGATAGATTATCGCCAGCGGAG GCTGTTCGCCACCCCATATATCCGGATGCTATTAGCGATGCGTATGCATCCTCTGATCGTTATGCAAGAGGACCTCCAGCTGCCCATTACGATGAAGTTGATCCATATGGACGTTCTGCTCGGTACAGGGAGCTTCCGCCTCATCGTATGCCACAATATGAGGATGACAGGCGCCTGCGGCCCGCCAGGGAGGTTATTGTGCAGAGAGTAGAACCTGTGGGAAGAGGTGATGAATGGAACGATCCTTGGATGAGATCAAAATCTCCTGGGGGTAGAGGCTCCTCCCGCGATAGGGGCGATAAGAGGCGTAGGGACCGGCGCAGTTACAGCAGCAATTCATCGTATTCAAGCTCAAGCAGTTCACAAAGCGATTCAAGTTCCGATTCCAGTCGTTCATTAAGTTCACGTGACCACCATAGACGTCGATACGCCAGCAACTCCCACAAATCACCACCGCCATCGTCACGCAGGCCTGGAGGCAGATCTCTGAGATCGCCATCTCCACCACCCAGACGTTCAAGACGCACTCCAA GTCTACACCACTCGCCATCATCTAAGCGAAGAACAAATACTTCGATATCGCCAGTGTATAACAGAGGCAGTGCATACAGTCCGGTGCATAAGAAAAAACGAGTGTCGCCGGTTGTGAAAAAAGCACATGCAAGTCGAGCCAAGGTGCGTCGTCGCCATTCATCTTCCTCCTCAGATTCTG ATTCTACAGCTTCCGATTCAGAATCCGATACAGGCTCATCCTCATCTGGAAGCTCTTCTAGATCCAGGGAAAACACACCTCCCAAACGTTCGCGCGTAGTTGATAAAGCAAATACAAACGAGCGCAAGGGAGTCAAAAAGG TGGATCCACCGAAAAAAAGATCACCCATAACCATAGAACTAAGGAAGCCTGCCGCCGTGGGTGTTTCCGCTCTTGCGTCGCCGACTCATTCATCCACATCGGAAAGGGATTCTAAGAAATCCAGACGCGAGGAACTCTTGAAGCAATTACGTGCAGTTGAGGATgcaattgcaaaaaaaagatCAAAACTTGCTTAA
- the LOC106086987 gene encoding zinc finger CCCH domain-containing protein 18 isoform X3 yields MDSEDSRPASSASNSSSNSSHNSEQSHPFNNSDEKPRSPEDTNDAAASPASSSRSRQSRRSRSMNGGSQRSQSKSDSDSSSSSMSDNDDEEPNFDNAQAAPSPSMEPEKAENETTRQSSESPRRSARGSRSRSASSSSSNPSRNNSEERHHQASEMNLSHEDLSDVSDLESEKRTSIFNNSKQSVDDDSTNGVMDDGLSKDKMNNEDSKSHSPIMDLRQKLEKMKSQSNEAENNAAQNETEGKALNGKGMVGESLEDLVKTHDDDALDFEAEEGECNDVSKDDEKSEDKAKTKSSEKQSSPKKNDGEEEELEEGEVSDEDEKRPEETEPKPVCRFYTRGQCTWGMSCRFLHPGVTDKGNYTMFDLVRPVPLLQGGSVTGNRPSGYNLHTPDYHDYRTERPSLHHRSAIPHTPAVFAPAHEARPAASEGPVVVESAWERGLRTAKEMMRKANKRKEQDMDFEDKKMHLTLSPDELEKDPYYAKDRLSPAEAVRHPIYPDAISDAYASSDRYARGPPAAHYDEVDPYGRSARYRELPPHRMPQYEDDRRLRPAREVIVQRVEPVGRGDEWNDPWMRSKSPGGRGSSRDRGDKRRRDRRSYSSNSSYSSSSSSQSDSSSDSSRSLSSRDHHRRRYASNSHKSPPPSSRRPGGRSLRSPSPPPRRSRRTPSLHHSPSSKRRTNTSISPVYNRGSAYSPVHKKKRVSPVVKKAHASRAKVRRRHSSSSSDSVSLDSTASDSESDTGSSSSGSSSRSRENTPPKRSRVVDKANTNERKGVKKVDPPKKRSPITIELRKPAAVGVSALASPTHSSTSERDSKKSRREELLKQLRAVEDAIAKKRSKLA; encoded by the exons ATGGATTCGGAGGACTCTCGACCTGCATCGTCTGCATCAAACTCATCATCGAATTCATCGCACAATTCTGAGCAATCACACCCTTTCAACAATTCAGATGAAAAGCCAAGAAGCCCAGAAGACACAAACGATGCTGCAGCTAGTCCCGCCAGTAGCTCTAGAAGTAGACAATCACGCCGCTCTCGATCAATGAATGGCGGTTCACAACGCTCACAATCGAAATCCGATTCTGATTCGTCATCTTCGTCCATGAGTGATAATGACGATGAGGAGCCAAATTTTGACAACGCCCAGGCGGCGCCATCGCCTAGTATGGAGCCAGAAAAGGCTGAAAATGAAACGACAAGACAGTCTTCAGAGTCGCCTAGACGAAGCGCTAGAGGATCGAGATCTAGATCGGCATCTAGTTCTTCCTCCAACCCCAGCAGGAATAACAGCGAGGAACGTCACCATCAGGCATCCGAAATGAACTTAAGTCACGAAGATCTAAGCGACGTCAGCGATTTGGAGAGTGAGAAGCGCACTTCTATCTTCAACAATAGTAAACAATCGGTTGACGATGACAGCACGAATGGCGTAATGGATGATGGCCTATCGAAAGATAAAATGAATAACGAAGACTCCAAATCCCATTCGCCAATAATGGACTTGCGCCAAAAACTAGAAAAGATGAAAAGCCAATCTAAC GAGGCCGAAAACAATGCAGCCCAAAACGAGACAGAAGGCAAAGCATTAAACGGCAAAGGCATGGTTGGGGAATCCTTGGAAGATCTAGTTAAAACTCATGACGATGATGCCTTGGACTTTGAGGCGGAAGAGGGAGAATGTAATGATGTGAGTAAAGATGACGAAAAATCAGAAGATAAAGCAAAGACGAAATCGAGCGAAAAACAGTCTTCCCCAAAGAAGAATGATGGCGAGGAAGAAGAGTTGGAGgagggagaggtttccgatgagGACGAAAAGCGCCCTGAGGAAACAGAACCCAAGCCGGTATGCAGGTTTTACACCAGAGGCCAGTGCACGTGGGGAATGAGTTGTCGATTTCTTCATCCTGGCGTTACGGATAAAGGGAATTATACTATGTTTGATCTGGTGAGGCCTGTGCCATTGCTGCAAGGTGGCAGCGTTACTGGCAATAGGCCATCCGGGTACAATTTGCATACTCCCGACTATCATGATTATCGAACAGAACGTCCATCACTACATCACAGAAGTGCTATACCTCATACGCCGGCTGTATTCGCTCCAGCTCACGAGGCCCGACCAGCAGCAAGCGAAGGTCCAGTTGTAGTTGAAAGTGCTTGGGAACGTGGTCTGCGAACGGCCAAAGAAATGATGAGGAAAGCCAATAAGAGAAAAGAACAGGATATGGACTTTGAGGATAAGAAGATGCATTTGACTTTATCGCCCGACGAGTTGGAAAAGGATCCTTACTATGCAAAGGATAGATTATCGCCAGCGGAG GCTGTTCGCCACCCCATATATCCGGATGCTATTAGCGATGCGTATGCATCCTCTGATCGTTATGCAAGAGGACCTCCAGCTGCCCATTACGATGAAGTTGATCCATATGGACGTTCTGCTCGGTACAGGGAGCTTCCGCCTCATCGTATGCCACAATATGAGGATGACAGGCGCCTGCGGCCCGCCAGGGAGGTTATTGTGCAGAGAGTAGAACCTGTGGGAAGAGGTGATGAATGGAACGATCCTTGGATGAGATCAAAATCTCCTGGGGGTAGAGGCTCCTCCCGCGATAGGGGCGATAAGAGGCGTAGGGACCGGCGCAGTTACAGCAGCAATTCATCGTATTCAAGCTCAAGCAGTTCACAAAGCGATTCAAGTTCCGATTCCAGTCGTTCATTAAGTTCACGTGACCACCATAGACGTCGATACGCCAGCAACTCCCACAAATCACCACCGCCATCGTCACGCAGGCCTGGAGGCAGATCTCTGAGATCGCCATCTCCACCACCCAGACGTTCAAGACGCACTCCAA GTCTACACCACTCGCCATCATCTAAGCGAAGAACAAATACTTCGATATCGCCAGTGTATAACAGAGGCAGTGCATACAGTCCGGTGCATAAGAAAAAACGAGTGTCGCCGGTTGTGAAAAAAGCACATGCAAGTCGAGCCAAGGTGCGTCGTCGCCATTCATCTTCCTCCTCAGATTCTG TTTCTTTAGATTCTACAGCTTCCGATTCAGAATCCGATACAGGCTCATCCTCATCTGGAAGCTCTTCTAGATCCAGGGAAAACACACCTCCCAAACGTTCGCGCGTAGTTGATAAAGCAAATACAAACGAGCGCAAGGGAGTCAAAAAGG TGGATCCACCGAAAAAAAGATCACCCATAACCATAGAACTAAGGAAGCCTGCCGCCGTGGGTGTTTCCGCTCTTGCGTCGCCGACTCATTCATCCACATCGGAAAGGGATTCTAAGAAATCCAGACGCGAGGAACTCTTGAAGCAATTACGTGCAGTTGAGGATgcaattgcaaaaaaaagatCAAAACTTGCTTAA